The window TGACCGGCATTGGGATCCGCCGGCGTCGCAGGGGTAGCGGGCGTCGCCGCTTCACCCGGCATACCGGGCGTCGCAGGCGTAGCCGGGGTCGCTGGAACAGCCGGATCTGCAGGCGGCATGGAGCCGGCTTCGGGGGGCTGGGCCATACTGTTCGGCACACCCTGAGCGATCGCAATGCCAGTAGCGCCTGTACCGAAGGCCAGCATGGCCGCACCTGCAAGCATGATCGATTTCATCGGGTTATCCTTTCCTGTTCTTCACCCCGTTCTGCCTCTTGGCTTGGCAAGAACCGGGCCCGTAACACAGGCGTTCCGATACCGGCGACGAACCGTTGCCTACGCGCCACCAAGTGACGGCCGCATGCCCTTACTGATCCGGATATCGATCGGACCGGGGCAGTTCGTGCATTCTCCCCATCCACGGCGCCGCCTCTGCCCACTGGATGTGGATGGCTGGGGGAAATGCCGACTGATCGTCCAGGGTAGCCGTTTGAATATCGACCATTCCGGGAAAGCTGATCGCATTGCGATAAAACAGCCCTGTGCCACAGGTCGCGCAGAAATGCCGGGTAGCATCCTGCGAGGATCGATACGCCTTCGGCTCACCGATTACCTTGACGTCATCCTCGGGGAAAAGCACCCATCCCACCATTGGCGCGCCAGCGCTTCGGCGGCAATCCGAACAGTGGCAGAGCGCGCTGTATACCGGTTCGCCCCGCACCTCATAATGGATGGCTCCACATTGGCACCGCCCAGTCGCCATGGCCTTTCTCCTTGCATGATTCGCCTTTTGTTCTCATAGAAGGGCCTGCACTTCAAGGGCGTCGCTCTTGCCCCCTCCTG of the Sphingobium herbicidovorans genome contains:
- a CDS encoding GFA family protein, which produces MATGRCQCGAIHYEVRGEPVYSALCHCSDCRRSAGAPMVGWVLFPEDDVKVIGEPKAYRSSQDATRHFCATCGTGLFYRNAISFPGMVDIQTATLDDQSAFPPAIHIQWAEAAPWMGRMHELPRSDRYPDQ